The following are from one region of the Arachis duranensis cultivar V14167 chromosome 10, aradu.V14167.gnm2.J7QH, whole genome shotgun sequence genome:
- the LOC107471072 gene encoding pantothenate kinase 2 has protein sequence MAGLSEKPQALGIDQESAEANKNSSSNKKSVHNRLLEKDKEEGGQGGDMSPSAGSSIKRSGSRPQLDVSKAEIQGNVEEKYPTILLPNQSDDLSHLALDIGGSLIKLVYFSRHEDQSTDDKRKRSVKERLGLSNGNRRSFPILGGRLHFVKFETRKINECLDFINSKQLHRGGAESPYADGATDGNAIIKATGGGAYKYTDLFKERLGVSLDKEDEMDCLVAGANFLLKAIRHEAFTHMEGQKEFVQIDPNDLFPYLLVNIGSGVSMIKVDGDGKFERVSGTNVGGGTYWGLGRLLTKCKSFDELLELSQKGDNRTIDMLVGDIYGGLDYSKIGLSASTIASSFGKTISEKKELEDYRPEDISLSLLRMISYNIGQISYLNALRFGLKRIFFGGFFIRGHAYTMDTISFAVQFWSKGEAQAMFLRHEGFLGALGAFMSYEKHGLDDLMVHQLVERFPMGAPYTGGKIHGPPLGDLNEKISWMEKFLRKGTEITAPVPMTPAAGTTGLGGFDVPLSRGSSLRSDASALNVGVLHLVPTLDVFPLLEDPKTYEPNTIDLADPSELEYWFTILSEHLPDLVDKAVASEGRTDDAKRRGDAFARAFSAHLARLMEEPAAYGKLGLANLLEMREECLREFQFVDAYRSIKQRENEASLAVLPDLLMEIDSMDEETRLLTLIEGVLAANIFDWGSRACVDLYHKGTIIEIYRMSRNKMQRPWRVDDFDLFKERMLGTGDKKKPPHKRALLFVDNSGADIVLGMLPLARELLRRGTEVVLVANSLPALNDVTAMELPDIVAEAAKHCDTLRRAAEAGGLLVDAMINSSRSSKGKSSSVPLMVVENGCGSPCIDLRQVSSELAAAAKDADLIILEGMGRALHTNLNARFKCDALKLAMVKNQRLAEKLLKGNIYDCICKYEPAS, from the exons ATGGCTGGCTTATCAGAAAAACCTCAAGCTCTTGGAATTGACCAAGAAAGTGCTGAAGCTAATAAGAACAGCAGCAGCAACAAGAAGAGTGTACACAACAGGCTTTTGGAGAAGGACAAGGAAGAGGGAGGTCAAGGGGGTGATATGTCTCCTTCTGCTGGGAGCTCAATCAAGAGGTCAGGTTCAAGGCCTCAACTTGATGTTAGCAAAGCCGAGATTCAAGGGAATGTAGAAGAGAAGTATCCAACTATTTTGTTGCCAAATCAGTCTGATGATTTATCTCACCTTGCTCTTGACATTGGAG GATCACTGATAAAGTTGGTATATTTCTCAAGACATGAAGACCAATCAACTGATGATAAAAGGAAGAGGAGTGTGAAGGAGAGACTTGGCCTTTCTAATGGTAATAGGAGAAGCTTCCCTATTCTTGGTGGGAGGCTTCACTTTGTGAAGTTTGAGACAAGAAAGATTAATGAGTGCTTagatttcattaattcaaagCAACTTCATCGTGGCG GGGCAGAATCACCGTACGCTGATGGTGCAACTGATGGGAATGCGATAATTAAG GCTACTGGTGGTGGAGCATACAAGTATACTGACCTTTTCAAAGAAAGACTTGGAGTTAGTCTGGACAAAGAAGATGAAATGGATTGTCTTGTTGCTGGAGCAAATTTCTTGCTAAAG GCAATTCGGCATGAAGCTTTCACACACATGGAAGGGCAGAAAGAGTTTGTTCAAATTGACCCTAATGACTTGTTTCCTTATCTACTAGTCAACATTGGATCTGGTGTTAGTATGATCAAG GTTGATGGAGATGGGAAATTTGAGAGAGTTAGTGGGACAAATGTTGGTGGCGGTACTTATTGGGGCTTGGGAAGACTGTTAACAAAGTGCAAGAg CTTTGACGAGTTGCTTGAGTTAAGTCAGAAAGGAGATAATAGAACTATTGATATGCTTGTTGGGGACATTTATGGTGGATTGGACTATTCTAAG ATTGGCCTATCAGCTTCCACTATTGCATCAAGCTTTGGAAAAACTATATCCGAAAAAAAGGAGCTTGAAGACTACAGACCCGAAGATATATCGCTCTCTCTTCTGAGGATGATATCATACAATATTGGCCAG ATATCCTACTTGAATGCATTGCGATTTGGGTTAAAACGTATCTTTTTTGGAGGATTTTTTATAAGGGGCCATGCCTATACCATGGACACTATTTCTTTTGCAGTTCAGTTCTG GTCCAAAGGGGAAGCACAAGCAATGTTCTTGCGACACGAAGGTTTCTTGGGAGCTTTAGGTGCATTTATGagttatgaaaaacatggtttagATGACCTCATGGTGCATCAGTTAGTCGAAAGGTTCCCAATGGGCGCTCCATATACAGGAGGCAAGATTCATGGCCCACCACTTGGAGATTTGAATGAGAAG ATTTCGTGGATGGAGAAGTTTTTGCGGAAGGGAACTGAGATCACTGCGCCTGTTCCAATGACACCAGCTGCTGGAACTACTGGACTTGGTGGTTTTGATGTTCCACTATCAAGAGGAAGTTCTCTACGGTCCGATGCAAGTGCTTTGAATGTTGGTGTTCTCCATCTTGTCCCCACTTTGGATGTGTTCCCATTGTTAGAAGACCCAAAAAC GTATGAGCCTAATACAATTGATCTTGCAGATCCCAGTGAATTAGA ATATTGGTTCACTATTTTGTCAGAGCACTTGCCAGATCTTGTGGACAAG GCTGTAGCAAGTGAAGGCAGAACAGATGATGCCAAACGAAGGGGTGATGCATTTGCTCGAGCATTTTCTGCCCACTTGGCACG GTTGATGGAGGAGCCTGCTGCATATGGGAAATTAGGCCTAGCCAATTTATTGGAAATGAGGGAAGAGTGCTTGAGAGAGTTCCAGTTTGTTGATGCCTATAGAAGTATAAAACAGAG GGAAAACGAGGCATCACTTGCTGTTTTACCTGACTTGTTGATGGAGATTGATAGTATGGATGAG GAAACAAGGCTGCTTACTCTGATTGAAGGTGTTCTTGCCGCGAATATTTTTGATTGGGGATCTCGTGCATGTGTGGATCTCTATCATAAAGGAACTATTATTGAAATTTACAGAATGAGTCGCAATAAAATGCAGAGACCTTGGCGG GTGGATGATTTTGATCTCTTCAAAGAGAGAATGTTAGGAACCGGGGACAAGAAAAAGCCCCCTCACAAAAGAGCTTTGCTTTTTGTAGACAATTCAGGTGCTGACATTGTTCTAGGGATGCTTCCCCTGGCAAGGGAGCTCCTCCGTCGTGGAACTGAA GTGGTTCTTGTGGCAAACTCCCTTCCCGCTTTAAATGATGTGACTGCAATGGAGCTTCCTGATATTGTAGCCGAAGCTGCCAAG CACTGCGATACTCTAAGGCGTGCTGCCGAAGCTGGAGGCTTGCTTGTGGATGCAATGATTAACAGCTCACGCAGCTCTAAAGGAAAATCATCTTCTGTTCCGTTGATGGTTGTTGAGAACGGGTGTGGTAGTCCGTGTATAGACTTACGACAAGTCAGTTCCGAGTTGGCTGCTGCAGCCAAAGATGCCGATTTG ATAATCTTGGAAGGGATGGGTAGAGCTCTCCATACTAACCTCAATGCTCGATTTAAGTGTGATGCTTTGAAG CTTGCAATGGTGAAAAATCAGAGATTGGCTGAAAAGTTGTTAAAAGGGAACATATATGACTGTATTTGCAAGTATGAGCCTGCTAGTTGA